From Curtobacterium sp. SGAir0471, the proteins below share one genomic window:
- the atpB gene encoding F0F1 ATP synthase subunit A has protein sequence MAAGSSKAAEFHGPSINEFFPDPIFFAGTPIEMDRIVLIRLFAVAVLLVFAFVGTRALKLVPNRGQAFIEYAFDVVRRNTFDNLGEKDGKRFLPLLATIFFGVLFMNLTGLIPFMNIAGTSRIAMPMILAIVAYVAFIYAGLRKHPGTFLRNALFPPGVPWYLYIIVTPIELVSTFVLRPVTLTLRLLMNMVVGHLLLVLFFSATWFFFFDAESLFKLFGVGTLAFGIAFSFFEILVALLQAYVFMLLTAVYIQLALADEH, from the coding sequence GTGGCGGCGGGGAGCAGCAAGGCCGCCGAATTCCATGGTCCGTCGATCAACGAGTTCTTCCCGGACCCGATCTTCTTCGCCGGGACCCCGATCGAGATGGACCGCATCGTCCTCATCCGCTTGTTCGCGGTGGCCGTGCTGCTCGTCTTCGCGTTCGTCGGGACGCGCGCACTGAAGCTGGTCCCGAACCGCGGACAGGCGTTCATCGAGTACGCGTTCGACGTCGTCCGTCGCAACACCTTCGACAACCTCGGTGAGAAGGACGGCAAGCGCTTCCTGCCGCTCCTCGCCACCATCTTCTTCGGTGTGCTCTTCATGAACCTGACGGGTCTGATCCCGTTCATGAACATCGCCGGCACCAGCCGCATCGCGATGCCGATGATCCTCGCGATCGTCGCCTACGTCGCGTTCATCTACGCGGGTCTGCGCAAGCACCCGGGCACGTTCCTCCGCAACGCGCTCTTCCCGCCCGGCGTGCCGTGGTACCTCTACATCATCGTGACGCCGATCGAGCTCGTCTCGACCTTCGTGCTCCGTCCGGTGACGCTGACGCTGCGACTCCTCATGAACATGGTCGTGGGTCACCTCCTCCTGGTGCTCTTCTTCTCGGCCACCTGGTTCTTCTTCTTCGACGCCGAGAGCCTCTTCAAGCTCTTCGGTGTCGGGACCCTGGCGTTCGGCATCGCGTTCAGCTTCTTCGAGATCCTCGTCGCGCTGCTGCAGGCGTACGTCTTCATGCTGCTGACCGCTGTGTACATCCAGCTCGCGCTGGCTGACGAGCACTGA
- a CDS encoding MraY family glycosyltransferase, which translates to MKYYLLAGAIAAVVSFVCSWAVWKLGLRYGWYPKVRERDVHRTPTPRLGGIAMYIGVIVSLLAAWFLFPSIAGTDYFRLVFSEPGRVIAVLAGATIIVVLGVADDIWDLDWMTKLAGQIIAAGILAWQGVAIVSLPIGNTLGVGSSYMSLIFTVLAVVLVMNAVNFIDGLDGLVAGVAIIAGGVFFLYTFFINRVVVQTEFFFNLPSLLTAVLVGACCGFLVLNWHPAKLFMGDAGALLVGFLMATSAVSVTGNIDPAVISTRQALLPAFIPILLPFAILIVPILDFGLAVTRRLSAGKSPFSADRKHLHHRLLDMGHSHFHAVLIFYAWTATVAVGCLLFLFVEWYWVVTVVAVGFAVCAVATFAPLGRKRAEFAAQAATRSNTVVDASLDPLDRAANDRTIPGDPS; encoded by the coding sequence GTGAAGTACTACCTGCTCGCCGGGGCCATCGCGGCCGTCGTGAGCTTCGTCTGCAGCTGGGCCGTGTGGAAGCTCGGCCTGCGCTACGGCTGGTACCCGAAGGTCCGCGAGCGTGACGTGCACCGCACGCCCACCCCGCGCCTCGGCGGGATCGCGATGTACATCGGCGTGATCGTGTCGCTGCTGGCGGCGTGGTTCCTGTTCCCGTCGATCGCGGGTACCGACTACTTCCGGCTGGTCTTCTCCGAGCCGGGGCGCGTCATCGCGGTGCTCGCGGGCGCGACCATCATCGTGGTGCTCGGCGTCGCCGACGACATCTGGGACCTCGACTGGATGACGAAGCTCGCCGGGCAGATCATCGCGGCGGGCATCCTGGCCTGGCAGGGCGTCGCGATCGTGTCGCTGCCGATCGGCAACACGCTCGGCGTCGGTTCGTCCTACATGAGCCTGATCTTCACGGTGCTCGCGGTCGTGCTCGTGATGAACGCGGTGAACTTCATCGACGGCCTCGACGGACTCGTCGCGGGCGTCGCGATCATCGCCGGCGGCGTGTTCTTCCTCTACACGTTCTTCATCAACCGCGTGGTCGTGCAGACGGAGTTCTTCTTCAACCTGCCGTCGTTGCTCACCGCGGTCCTGGTCGGCGCGTGCTGCGGCTTCCTCGTGCTCAACTGGCACCCCGCGAAGCTCTTCATGGGCGACGCGGGAGCGCTGCTCGTCGGGTTCCTCATGGCGACGAGCGCCGTGTCCGTCACGGGCAACATCGACCCCGCGGTCATCTCCACGCGCCAGGCACTGCTGCCCGCGTTCATCCCGATCCTGCTGCCCTTCGCGATCCTGATCGTGCCGATCCTCGACTTCGGGCTCGCCGTCACCCGACGGCTGAGCGCGGGGAAGTCGCCGTTCTCGGCCGACCGGAAGCACCTGCACCACCGCCTGCTCGACATGGGGCACTCGCACTTCCACGCCGTGCTGATCTTCTACGCGTGGACGGCCACCGTCGCCGTGGGGTGCCTGCTGTTCCTGTTCGTCGAGTGGTACTGGGTGGTCACGGTCGTCGCCGTGGGCTTCGCGGTCTGCGCCGTCGCCACCTTCGCCCCGCTCGGCCGGAAGCGCGCCGAGTTCGCCGCGCAGGCCGCCACCCGCTCGAACACCGTCGTCGACGCGAGTCTCGACCCGCTCGACCGGGCCGCCAACGACCGAACCATCCCGGGAGACCCCTCGTGA
- a CDS encoding L-threonylcarbamoyladenylate synthase, with protein MASRYDCTDPDGLLTGMRLARAALGRGELVVVPTDTVYGVAADAFSATAVQRLLDAKGRTRQSPPPVLIPGPPTLEALATEIPQQVRDLVDEFWPGGLTVILRAQPSLDWDLGETRGTVALRMPDSRIALELLQEVGPLAVSSANSTGDPAAMDVDQAESMLGDSVSVYLDGGALAVHDGFAASTGSTIVDATGLSTGGKLTIVRHGVIADEDIVRVVGADLVT; from the coding sequence ATGGCCTCCCGATACGACTGCACCGACCCCGACGGGCTCCTGACCGGGATGCGGCTCGCACGTGCCGCGCTCGGACGGGGTGAACTCGTCGTCGTCCCCACCGACACCGTCTACGGCGTCGCCGCGGACGCCTTCAGCGCGACCGCCGTCCAGCGCCTGCTCGACGCGAAGGGCCGCACCCGCCAGTCACCGCCCCCGGTGCTGATCCCCGGGCCGCCGACGCTCGAGGCGCTGGCGACCGAGATCCCGCAGCAGGTCCGCGACCTGGTGGACGAGTTCTGGCCCGGCGGCCTCACCGTGATCCTGCGCGCGCAGCCCTCGCTGGACTGGGACCTGGGGGAGACCCGCGGGACGGTCGCGCTCCGCATGCCGGACTCGCGCATCGCCCTCGAGCTGCTGCAGGAGGTCGGGCCGCTCGCGGTGTCCTCCGCGAACTCGACCGGGGACCCGGCCGCGATGGACGTCGACCAGGCCGAGTCGATGCTCGGCGACAGCGTCTCGGTGTACCTGGACGGCGGTGCCCTCGCGGTGCACGACGGCTTCGCCGCGTCGACCGGCTCCACGATCGTCGATGCGACCGGTCTGTCGACCGGGGGGAAGCTGACGATCGTCCGGCACGGGGTGATCGCCGACGAGGACATCGTCCGGGTCGTCGGAGCCGACCTCGTCACGTGA
- a CDS encoding HAD-IA family hydrolase, giving the protein MNETPAPRLLFLFDMDEVLVRYDWRVRMAALAEYTGHTFEELRRRWWDCGDEARAEAGHFPDGDAYLAAFTAAMGCDVPETDWARIRGAAMTELPERIEAVRIAADHGRVGLLTNNGPLAGRWIGRWAPSLPPLFGEHLDTTSNFGARKPEPEVFERALAHHGVPAERTFFADDMPVNVEAARAVGIHAVLVEEHTDLRDAVRAFVAAQRSAPAPVA; this is encoded by the coding sequence GTGAACGAGACGCCCGCGCCCCGACTCCTGTTCCTCTTCGACATGGACGAGGTGCTCGTCCGGTACGACTGGCGGGTCCGGATGGCGGCCCTCGCCGAGTACACCGGCCACACCTTCGAGGAGCTCCGCCGACGGTGGTGGGACTGCGGCGACGAGGCCCGCGCCGAGGCAGGGCACTTCCCCGACGGCGACGCCTACCTCGCCGCGTTCACCGCGGCGATGGGGTGCGACGTCCCCGAGACCGACTGGGCCCGCATCCGCGGTGCGGCGATGACCGAGCTGCCCGAGCGGATCGAGGCGGTCCGCATCGCCGCCGACCACGGCCGGGTCGGCCTCCTCACCAACAACGGCCCGCTCGCCGGTCGGTGGATCGGGCGGTGGGCGCCGTCGCTGCCGCCCCTCTTCGGCGAGCACCTCGACACGACGAGCAACTTCGGTGCCCGGAAGCCCGAGCCCGAGGTCTTCGAGCGCGCGCTCGCGCACCACGGCGTGCCCGCCGAGCGCACCTTCTTCGCCGACGACATGCCGGTGAACGTCGAGGCTGCCCGCGCCGTCGGCATCCACGCCGTCCTGGTCGAGGAGCACACGGACCTCCGCGACGCCGTCCGCGCCTTCGTCGCGGCACAGCGGTCCGCGCCGGCACCCGTCGCCTGA
- the prmC gene encoding peptide chain release factor N(5)-glutamine methyltransferase, producing MTSVSQPTHAADRLLDEATAALVAHGVPTPRVDAELLLAWATDTTRGAVQARALTGGTIAAEHVERFRHAVARRLTREPLQHITGEAHFRALTLSVGPGVFVPRPETEGVVQFGIDALRATAVPAPVAVDLGSGSGAIAIAMDTEVPNAVVYAVERSPEALPWTRRNVDAHGGTVRLVEGDLADALPELDGTVSVVVSNPPYVPDDMVPVDPEVRDHDPALALYGGADGLDAVRALTETAWRLLVPGGLVVVEHAEQQGAGVRDVLARRGFRSPETHVDLTGRDRTTTATR from the coding sequence ATCACCTCCGTCAGTCAGCCCACGCACGCAGCGGATCGCCTCCTCGACGAGGCGACCGCTGCGCTCGTCGCGCACGGGGTCCCGACCCCGCGTGTGGACGCCGAACTCCTGCTCGCCTGGGCGACCGACACGACGCGCGGCGCCGTGCAGGCCCGCGCCCTGACGGGTGGGACGATCGCCGCGGAGCACGTCGAGCGCTTCCGGCACGCCGTCGCCCGTCGCCTCACCCGTGAGCCGCTGCAGCACATCACCGGTGAGGCGCACTTCCGTGCGCTGACCCTGTCGGTCGGGCCCGGCGTCTTCGTCCCCCGCCCGGAGACCGAGGGCGTCGTGCAGTTCGGCATCGACGCACTGCGCGCGACGGCCGTCCCGGCGCCGGTCGCCGTGGACCTGGGGTCCGGCAGCGGCGCGATCGCGATCGCGATGGACACCGAGGTGCCGAACGCCGTCGTGTACGCAGTCGAGCGGTCACCCGAGGCGCTGCCCTGGACGCGGCGCAACGTGGACGCGCACGGCGGGACGGTCCGGCTCGTCGAGGGCGACCTCGCGGACGCGCTGCCCGAGCTCGACGGCACGGTGTCCGTGGTCGTGTCCAACCCGCCGTACGTGCCCGACGACATGGTGCCGGTCGACCCGGAGGTCCGCGACCACGACCCGGCGCTCGCGCTCTACGGGGGAGCGGACGGCCTCGACGCCGTCCGCGCACTCACGGAGACGGCCTGGCGGCTGCTCGTGCCGGGCGGGCTCGTCGTCGTCGAGCACGCCGAGCAGCAGGGAGCGGGCGTGCGCGACGTGCTCGCACGGCGGGGGTTCCGGTCCCCGGAGACGCACGTCGACCTGACGGGACGCGACCGCACGACCACCGCGACCCGCTAG
- the prfA gene encoding peptide chain release factor 1 produces MFESVAGLLAEHEDLTQQLSDPALHADAARAKKVNRRYAELSQIKAAYESWQAAGEDLAAAQELAREDESFADEVPALEGQLSERQERLRRLLIPRDPDDGRDVIMEIKGGEGGEESALFAADLLRMYSHYAESKGWKVELLERTESDLGGYKDVQVAIKSNTTDPSQGVWAHLKYEGGVHRVQRVPATESQGRIHTSTTGVLVFPEVDEPEEVAINQNDLKIDVYRSSGPGGQSVNTTDSAVRITHLPTGITVAMQNEKSQLQNREAAMRVLRARILAKQQEELDAIASDARKSQIRGMDRSERIRTYNFPENRIADHRTGYKAYDLDRVMNGALEPVVQSAIQADEEARLAAIGDQDA; encoded by the coding sequence GTGTTCGAGTCGGTAGCGGGGCTGCTGGCGGAACACGAGGACCTGACACAGCAGCTGTCGGACCCCGCGCTCCACGCCGATGCGGCCCGAGCCAAGAAGGTGAACCGGCGGTACGCCGAGCTCAGTCAGATCAAGGCGGCGTACGAGTCCTGGCAGGCGGCGGGGGAGGACCTCGCCGCCGCCCAGGAGCTCGCCCGCGAGGACGAGTCGTTCGCCGACGAGGTTCCCGCGCTCGAGGGGCAGCTGTCGGAGCGCCAGGAGCGCCTCCGTCGGCTGCTCATCCCGCGGGACCCGGACGACGGCCGTGACGTCATCATGGAGATCAAGGGCGGCGAGGGCGGCGAGGAGTCGGCGCTGTTCGCGGCCGACCTCCTGCGCATGTACTCGCACTACGCCGAGTCGAAGGGCTGGAAGGTCGAGCTGCTCGAGCGGACCGAGTCCGACCTGGGCGGCTACAAGGACGTGCAGGTCGCGATCAAGTCGAACACCACCGACCCGTCGCAGGGCGTCTGGGCGCACCTGAAGTACGAGGGCGGCGTGCACCGCGTGCAGCGCGTGCCGGCCACCGAGTCGCAGGGGCGCATCCACACGTCGACGACGGGCGTGCTCGTCTTCCCGGAGGTCGACGAGCCGGAAGAGGTCGCGATCAACCAGAACGACCTCAAGATCGACGTCTACCGGTCGTCCGGCCCCGGCGGGCAGTCCGTCAACACGACGGACTCCGCGGTCCGCATCACCCACCTGCCCACGGGCATCACGGTGGCGATGCAGAACGAGAAGTCGCAGCTCCAGAACCGCGAGGCGGCGATGCGCGTCCTGCGTGCCCGCATCCTCGCGAAGCAGCAGGAGGAGCTCGACGCGATCGCCTCGGACGCGCGCAAGTCGCAGATCCGCGGCATGGACCGCTCGGAGCGCATCCGCACGTACAACTTCCCGGAGAACCGCATCGCGGATCACCGCACCGGGTACAAGGCGTACGACCTGGACCGCGTGATGAACGGTGCGCTCGAGCCCGTCGTCCAGTCCGCCATCCAGGCGGACGAAGAGGCTCGTCTGGCCGCCATCGGCGACCAGGACGCCTAG
- the rho gene encoding transcription termination factor Rho, whose product MTNVNDSTQVEIPSDLRALRLPELQRIASSLGITGLSKLRKGDLIASIEDKRPVADDAGAEAPAAEQSAPVEQAPVAEQPTLATPASSPAAQEPGQQQADPEPQQAAAEQSGGQTGEQPAAEPRGRRSRRASSAGTVNAAPTSAAEHTNHGHTGTEDLLAGLDQVRAEKDAEEAAQSGRRRGRRGGQDTAPQTQQDGVQQDAAQATQGTSTEQPTSAPEQDDQADQQGEGGPRRGRRSRGRGRGRGQNAEGAEQQNGGQQNGGQQNGDQQNGQQQKQGGKQDEQKSGDAKQDDRQQNGQQKQNGQQQHGQQKQNGQQQNGQHGDETETGRGRRQRDRKRGRGGQNDEFEPEITEDDVLIPIAGILDVLDNYAFVRTTGYLPGPSDVYVSLGQVKKYHLRKGDAIVGAIKQPRDNEQQARQKYNALVKVDSVNGQTADEAAARVEFHDLTPLYPNERLRLETEPSKLSTRIIDLVAPIGKGQRGLIVSPPKAGKTVVLQAIANAIAKNNPEAHLMVVLVDERPEEVTDMQRSVKGEVIASTFDRPAEDHTTVAELAIERAKRLVELGHDVVVLLDSITRLGRAYNLATPASGRVLSGGVDSAALYPPKRFFGAARNIEDGGSLTILATALVETGSKMDEVIFEEFKGTGNMELRLNRHLADKRIFPAVDINASGTRREEQLLSADEVKITWRLRRALAGLDPQQALDVVLRNLKETQSNVEFLVQVQKSVPTTGGRHDGHQE is encoded by the coding sequence TTGACGAACGTCAACGACTCCACCCAGGTGGAGATCCCCAGCGACCTGCGCGCACTCCGCCTGCCGGAGCTCCAGCGCATCGCCTCCTCGCTCGGCATCACCGGGCTCTCGAAGCTCCGCAAGGGCGACCTCATCGCCTCGATCGAGGACAAGCGCCCCGTCGCCGACGACGCTGGTGCCGAGGCTCCGGCCGCCGAGCAGTCCGCGCCGGTCGAGCAGGCCCCGGTCGCCGAGCAGCCGACCCTGGCGACCCCGGCGTCCTCGCCTGCTGCCCAGGAACCCGGGCAGCAGCAGGCCGACCCCGAGCCGCAGCAGGCCGCTGCCGAGCAGTCCGGGGGGCAGACGGGCGAGCAGCCCGCGGCCGAGCCCCGCGGTCGCCGCTCGCGCCGCGCCTCCTCGGCCGGCACCGTGAACGCCGCGCCGACCTCGGCCGCCGAGCACACCAACCACGGCCACACCGGCACCGAGGACCTGCTCGCGGGCCTCGACCAGGTCCGCGCTGAGAAGGACGCGGAGGAGGCCGCGCAGTCCGGTCGCCGTCGCGGCCGCCGCGGTGGTCAGGACACCGCACCGCAGACCCAGCAGGACGGTGTGCAGCAGGACGCTGCGCAGGCGACGCAGGGCACCTCGACCGAGCAGCCCACGTCCGCACCGGAGCAGGACGACCAGGCGGACCAGCAGGGCGAGGGCGGCCCGCGCCGCGGGCGTCGCAGCCGTGGTCGTGGCCGCGGTCGCGGGCAGAACGCCGAGGGCGCCGAGCAGCAGAACGGCGGCCAGCAGAACGGCGGCCAGCAGAACGGCGACCAGCAGAACGGTCAGCAGCAGAAGCAGGGCGGCAAGCAGGACGAGCAGAAGTCCGGCGACGCCAAGCAGGACGACCGTCAGCAGAACGGTCAGCAGAAGCAGAACGGCCAGCAGCAGCACGGCCAGCAGAAGCAGAACGGCCAGCAGCAGAACGGCCAGCACGGCGACGAGACCGAGACCGGTCGTGGTCGTCGGCAGCGTGACCGGAAGCGCGGCCGCGGTGGCCAGAACGACGAGTTCGAGCCGGAGATCACCGAGGACGACGTCCTCATCCCGATCGCGGGCATCCTCGACGTCCTCGACAACTACGCCTTCGTCCGCACGACCGGCTACCTGCCGGGCCCGAGCGACGTCTACGTGTCCCTCGGCCAGGTGAAGAAGTACCACCTGCGCAAGGGTGACGCGATCGTCGGTGCGATCAAGCAGCCGCGGGACAACGAGCAGCAGGCACGTCAGAAGTACAACGCGCTCGTCAAGGTGGACTCGGTCAACGGCCAGACCGCCGACGAGGCCGCGGCGCGCGTCGAGTTCCACGACCTGACCCCGCTGTACCCGAACGAGCGCCTGCGCCTCGAGACCGAGCCGTCGAAGCTGAGCACGCGGATCATCGACCTCGTCGCGCCGATCGGCAAGGGCCAGCGCGGTCTGATCGTCTCGCCGCCGAAGGCCGGCAAGACCGTCGTGCTGCAGGCCATCGCCAACGCGATCGCCAAGAACAACCCCGAGGCGCACCTCATGGTCGTGCTCGTGGACGAGCGGCCCGAAGAGGTCACCGACATGCAGCGTTCGGTGAAGGGCGAGGTCATCGCCTCGACCTTCGACCGTCCGGCGGAGGACCACACCACGGTCGCCGAGCTCGCCATCGAGCGTGCGAAGCGCCTGGTCGAGCTGGGCCACGACGTCGTCGTGCTCCTCGACTCGATCACCCGCCTCGGTCGCGCTTACAACCTGGCGACGCCGGCCTCGGGCCGCGTGCTCTCCGGCGGTGTCGACTCGGCCGCGCTGTACCCGCCGAAGCGCTTCTTCGGCGCCGCGCGCAACATCGAGGACGGCGGCTCGCTGACCATCCTCGCGACCGCGCTCGTCGAGACCGGCTCGAAGATGGACGAGGTCATCTTCGAGGAGTTCAAGGGCACCGGCAACATGGAGCTCCGCCTCAACCGGCACCTCGCCGACAAGCGGATCTTCCCGGCGGTCGACATCAACGCCTCCGGCACGCGTCGCGAGGAGCAGCTGCTCTCCGCCGACGAGGTCAAGATCACGTGGCGGCTCCGTCGCGCCCTCGCCGGGCTCGACCCGCAGCAGGCACTCGACGTCGTCCTCCGCAACCTCAAGGAGACGCAGTCGAACGTCGAGTTCCTGGTCCAGGTGCAGAAGTCGGTCCCGACGACCGGCGGTCGCCACGACGGCCACCAGGAGTAA
- the thrB gene encoding homoserine kinase, translating to MTARSAVPAGRAVRVRVPATSANLGPGFDSLGLALSVYDEVVVRVRPEPGATVTVEGVGAGEVATDESNLVVRAVRRGLEHAGLEQPGLELHAVNAIAHGRGMGSSAAAIVAGLMAARGLLEGVVDLDASTLLTLATEMEGHPDNVAPALFGGLTIAWMTAEGPAVKRLLVHRGVSPVVFVPTSTLSTKLARSLQPASVPHEDAAFNVSRSALLVAALIQSPELLLAATEDRLHQSYRASAMPETDALIGLLRQHGLAAVVSGAGPSLLVLGSDPSQRLTAAELVARHAQSDWRALMLAVDLGGATVVPHSALEADPA from the coding sequence GTGACCGCCCGCAGTGCTGTACCGGCCGGACGGGCGGTCCGTGTGCGGGTCCCGGCGACCTCTGCGAACCTCGGGCCCGGGTTCGACTCGCTCGGCCTGGCGCTCTCGGTCTACGACGAGGTCGTGGTGCGCGTCCGCCCGGAGCCCGGCGCGACCGTGACGGTGGAGGGCGTCGGCGCCGGGGAGGTCGCCACCGACGAGTCGAACCTGGTCGTCCGGGCCGTCCGCCGAGGTCTCGAGCACGCCGGCCTGGAGCAGCCCGGGCTCGAACTGCACGCCGTCAACGCGATCGCGCACGGGCGTGGCATGGGTTCGTCGGCCGCGGCGATCGTCGCCGGGCTGATGGCGGCCCGCGGTCTCCTCGAGGGCGTGGTCGACCTCGACGCGTCGACACTCCTCACCCTCGCGACCGAGATGGAGGGCCACCCCGACAACGTCGCACCGGCGCTGTTCGGCGGTCTGACCATCGCGTGGATGACGGCCGAGGGTCCTGCGGTCAAGCGGCTGCTCGTGCACCGCGGTGTCTCGCCGGTGGTCTTCGTGCCGACCTCGACGCTGTCGACGAAGCTCGCGCGGTCCCTGCAGCCCGCGAGCGTGCCCCACGAGGACGCGGCCTTCAACGTGTCCCGGTCGGCCCTGCTCGTCGCCGCGCTCATCCAGAGCCCGGAGCTGCTGCTCGCCGCGACCGAGGACCGACTCCACCAGTCGTACCGGGCCAGCGCGATGCCGGAGACCGACGCCCTGATCGGACTGCTCCGGCAGCACGGCCTCGCCGCCGTGGTGTCCGGGGCCGGTCCGAGCCTGCTGGTGCTCGGCAGCGATCCGTCGCAGCGCCTGACCGCGGCCGAGTTGGTGGCTCGACACGCCCAGTCCGACTGGCGGGCGCTCATGCTGGCCGTCGACCTCGGTGGTGCTACAGTGGTGCCGCACTCGGCGCTCGAAGCCGATCCAGCGTAG
- the thrC gene encoding threonine synthase, with translation MAHQWQGVLREYADRLDVTEATPVVTLGEGGTPLIPARRLSERTGAEVYVKYEGMNPTGSFKDRGMTMAISKAVEHGAKAVICASTGNTSASAAAYATHAGITAAVLVPEGKIAMGKLSQAVAHDAQLLQVQGNFDDCLDIARDLAANYPVHLVNSVNNDRIEGQKTAAFEVVDVLGDAPDFHFLPVGNAGNYTAYSRGYREDVAAGRSTKMPRMFGFQAAGSAPIVSGEVVRHPDTIASAIRIGNPASWQYALEARDETDGYFGAITDEGILAAHRILSAEVGVFVEPASAIGVAGLLERADAGVVPQGAKVVITVTGHGLKDPQWALRTEDGGEVAPTSVPVDTKSVAEVLGLVGPA, from the coding sequence ATGGCCCACCAGTGGCAGGGAGTCCTGCGCGAGTACGCCGACCGTCTCGACGTCACCGAGGCGACGCCCGTCGTGACCCTCGGCGAGGGCGGCACGCCGCTCATCCCGGCCCGACGCCTGTCCGAGCGCACCGGCGCCGAGGTGTACGTGAAGTACGAGGGCATGAACCCGACCGGGTCGTTCAAGGACCGCGGCATGACGATGGCGATCTCGAAGGCCGTCGAGCACGGCGCGAAGGCCGTCATCTGCGCCTCGACCGGCAACACGAGTGCGTCGGCCGCCGCGTACGCCACACACGCGGGCATCACCGCCGCGGTGCTCGTGCCCGAGGGCAAGATCGCGATGGGCAAGCTCAGCCAGGCCGTCGCGCACGACGCCCAGCTGCTGCAGGTCCAGGGCAACTTCGACGACTGCCTCGACATCGCCCGCGACCTCGCCGCGAACTACCCGGTGCACCTGGTCAACTCGGTGAACAACGACCGCATCGAGGGGCAGAAGACCGCCGCGTTCGAGGTCGTCGACGTGCTCGGCGACGCCCCGGACTTCCACTTCCTGCCGGTCGGCAACGCGGGCAACTACACGGCGTACTCCCGCGGGTACCGCGAGGACGTCGCCGCGGGCCGCTCGACGAAGATGCCGCGCATGTTCGGCTTCCAGGCCGCCGGCTCCGCACCGATCGTCTCGGGCGAGGTCGTCCGCCACCCGGACACCATCGCCTCAGCCATCCGCATCGGCAACCCGGCATCGTGGCAGTACGCGCTCGAGGCGCGCGACGAGACCGACGGGTACTTCGGGGCCATCACCGACGAGGGGATCCTCGCCGCGCACCGGATCCTGTCGGCCGAGGTCGGCGTCTTCGTCGAGCCCGCGTCGGCGATCGGTGTCGCCGGTCTGCTCGAGCGCGCGGACGCCGGTGTCGTGCCGCAGGGTGCGAAGGTGGTCATCACCGTGACGGGCCACGGCCTCAAGGACCCGCAGTGGGCGCTCCGCACCGAGGACGGTGGCGAGGTCGCCCCGACGAGCGTGCCGGTCGACACGAAGTCGGTCGCCGAAGTGCTCGGACTGGTCGGCCCCGCGTGA